CCTTCTCCACTCCAAGGAGGAGCTCCTCATCTGGCCAGAACCCCAGGCAGGCTGGCAGAGGCAAGGGTCACGCTGTCGGTAAAGGCATGCCCAtctcagggtgggggtgggatgtcACAACCTGGGGACTGCTGCCATGGATGTGACCTGTGGGCGGAATCTACTGTCCAGGAGCCTTTGGATTCATATACCAGTGCCCCTGCTTCAGGGTGCACAGACACCACGTGCCAGCTCACAGACTCGTCTGTCAGCTGATAACTCGTCTGTCACTGCCCCTCTGGGAGCAGTGAGGCCCCGCAGGGAGGATATTTGGGATGTCTGCCCTCAACGCCACTGCACAATGAGGACCTGAAGGCCAGGTAACTTCAGTGGCACCTGCTGAGAGAAGGCTTGCATGCCCTTCCGTGTGACCCAAGTCTCATCTCCAGGAAACATCAGGCCAACCCAAATCCAGCAACAGTCTGAGCCTCAACTGGCTGGACCCTTCAGAAATAACGCCAAGGTCACGGGACAGAGCAGGGGCCGCCCCAGAGCAAAGGAGGTTGCTGGACAGTGGCTGCAGTGTGTGGCCCAGGAGTGTTCTTGGCTGTAAAGGACACAGTGGACGGTCAGCATCATCTGAATAAAGTCTGTGTATTGCGTAACATGcccttgtttttaggaaatatacacaaaggtGTTTACCCTCAAGAGagtcagaaaaacaaatgcataCATACATCCAGACACACAGTAGGATGAGGTACACCGAGCAAACGTGGCAACGTTCTAACGTTAGAGGAATCTGCCTGAAGAAGCTAGAGGTTCTATGCACTGTTTTTGCAATTGCTAAGTCTGAACtcataccaaaataaaaagtttaagagGAAGAAGTGCTTAAAGAATTATtcagtggcagagtcaggagggTGGCCAGGCGTgggtctgtttttttccctcGTCCGTGGTCATTTAGTTGAAAACTCAGCCGAGCCCCGGGATCCCGGAGGTTGGGCCCTGACCCGGCGCCGACCCGGAGAGCCGGCGGGTCCAGCCACTCACGCCGACACCCGGCGATGGGCTGCGGGCGCCGCGAAAGGCCCGGCCGGGGTGAGAAGCGCGTTAGCGGCAATCCACGCGGCCCCGAGGGGCTTCGGGAGACCCTCCCCAGAGCCCGCGGCCGGCGGGAGCGGGGCTGGTGACGGAGCGCGGGCCACGCCCCCCGGGAGGCCGGGCCTCCAGCAGTCAGGGCCGCCCCACCCCTGCGCCCCCTGCCTAGCTCCTGGCCTAGCACTGGGGCCCcgcgcctcctcctccccccggGACCCCGcacccctcccccctgcccccgcaCCCCAGTCCCGTGCCCCTAACCCCAGGCCACGTTACCCCGGCCCCGCGCCTCCGCTCCCTCcgtcctccccccaccccctccccgggcGCCGCGCCCCCCGATCCCTTCCCCCGGCCCCGTACCTGCTTGCGGACGCGCACCACACGCATCACGCGGCTGTGGAAGGCGTCGTTGCTCGCCTTGTTGTACTCGCTGAGGGCGAAGGACAGCGCCTTCTGCACGCCCTCCTCGTTGACCTCCGCGTCCATCAGGCCGCCCACCAAGCGGTTCCGTTTGGAGGTCTGCCCGGCCGCGGGGCTCacggccagggccagggccagggccagggcggCCAGCAAGAGCAGCGGGGCGCGCGGGGACTCGGCCATGGTCTCTGGGAGGCAGACGGAGACGCAGCCGAAGGTTGATGGCGAGGACTCCCGGCGCCGCGGCGCCTTTATCCCggggccgccccgccccgctccccgcCCCGCCTCCTGCCCCGCCTGcgcagccccgccccaccccgccccagctccGCCCCGCTCCGCCCCGCTCCGCCCCAGCCCCCGCACCCCTTcagccccgcctccccgccccgtcccgcctccagcccccctccccaccccacccccacggcCCCTCTTCCGCGTCACGATCCCCACTCGGCGCTCCCCAGCCCGGCTGGCCCTGGCCTCCCGGATGGCAGCCCTCTCCCGGCCGCCCGAAGCTGGTAACCCTGAACTCTGTCTCCTGGTCTAAAAGGGGCCATCCGCGCCTGGTCTCGTCTAGGCGTCCCCGGAGCAGGGCTGTGGTTTCCGAGGCAGAGGAGGGTCTGCGCCCTGTCCTGGGAACTTATTTGCCAAACACCAGTGAACTAACCTTTATTTGGGAAACGCTCATCTGGTTCTCTTTCTCACAACTCTTATTTATTCAACCAGCAAACCTTTCTGGGACTTCTCCGAGGGTGGGGGAACGAGGGGCCAGGGCCTCGGGTGGTAGGGACCCCACCCGATGGAGATGTAACGCGAAACTGTGTGTAACTACAGTTTCTAGAAGACGCgtttaaga
Above is a window of Camelus dromedarius isolate mCamDro1 chromosome 18, mCamDro1.pat, whole genome shotgun sequence DNA encoding:
- the LOC105106289 gene encoding cystatin-C-like; its protein translation is MAESPRAPLLLLAALALALALAVSPAAGQTSKRNRLVGGLMDAEVNEEGVQKALSFALSEYNKASNDAFHSRVMRVVRVRKQVVAGMKYFLEVEIGRTTCTKSQPNLASCPFHDEPHLQRKMLCSFQVHTVPWLGVVSMGKSSCQAE